In one Brevibacterium sp. CBA3109 genomic region, the following are encoded:
- a CDS encoding DNA-3-methyladenine glycosylase 2 family protein translates to MLTTDQCYQAVAGRDRRFDGMFFTAVHSTGIFCRPSCPARTPLRKNVDFYQTAAAAAEAGFRACKRCRPDASPNSPEWDIRADVTARAMRLIHDGLVDRAGISGLASALGYSSRQLGRVLQSELGVGPLAIARSERVRTARTLVESTTLTMSEIAFAAGFSSIRQFNDTFRAVYASTPRELRSNAGEPHRGQNITVRLAYRPPLDHAHLFSYLAVRAIPGVEDVGRDHYTRSLRLAHGPAVLTLTPGAGAFIECHLRLADTRDLGSAVARARRILDLDADPIAVQATLTQAGLSTLIDRYPGIRSPGTGDPVELAIRTILGQQISVSAAQTHLKRLVSDYGQSLPEELRVGGVDRVFPTAATIAEIPDEHWSLPGRRIGTLQALSARLADGSIDLGPGCDRTEVNHSLLAIPGIGPWSLGYIRMRALGDPDVLLSSDLGVKKAIAELKGSGTDMADGAQSLDAARPWRSYVTHLLWAHHSQPQALPASTDRARTHRQVDTDTDTIPNSTANQKRRTP, encoded by the coding sequence ATGCTCACCACAGATCAGTGCTATCAGGCGGTTGCCGGGCGCGACAGACGCTTCGACGGAATGTTCTTCACTGCGGTTCATTCAACCGGCATCTTCTGCCGTCCGTCCTGCCCGGCGAGAACTCCTCTGCGCAAGAACGTCGATTTCTACCAGACCGCAGCGGCCGCAGCGGAAGCAGGGTTCCGTGCCTGCAAACGGTGCCGACCCGATGCCAGCCCGAACTCGCCTGAGTGGGACATTCGAGCCGATGTCACGGCCCGGGCCATGAGACTCATCCACGACGGTCTCGTCGATCGGGCGGGGATCTCCGGCCTCGCATCGGCGCTGGGATACAGTTCACGACAGCTGGGGCGAGTGCTGCAATCCGAACTCGGGGTCGGGCCCCTCGCAATTGCCCGAAGCGAACGCGTCAGGACCGCCCGGACTCTGGTCGAATCGACGACGCTGACCATGAGCGAGATCGCCTTCGCAGCCGGTTTCTCAAGCATTCGCCAATTCAATGACACCTTCCGCGCTGTCTACGCCTCCACGCCACGGGAACTGCGCAGCAACGCAGGAGAACCACATCGAGGACAGAACATCACTGTCCGTCTCGCCTACCGTCCGCCTCTCGATCACGCTCATCTGTTCAGCTATTTGGCCGTGCGCGCGATCCCCGGGGTAGAGGACGTCGGCCGGGATCACTACACGCGTTCGCTGCGTTTGGCACACGGTCCCGCCGTCCTGACACTGACCCCGGGGGCCGGGGCCTTCATCGAGTGTCACCTCCGTTTGGCTGACACGCGCGATCTCGGAAGTGCAGTGGCCAGAGCCAGGCGAATCCTCGACCTCGACGCGGACCCCATCGCGGTGCAAGCGACACTGACTCAAGCGGGCCTTTCCACGCTCATCGACAGGTACCCGGGGATTCGCTCTCCGGGAACCGGTGACCCTGTCGAACTCGCGATCCGAACGATCCTGGGGCAGCAGATCTCAGTCAGTGCCGCACAGACTCATCTGAAGCGCCTGGTCAGCGACTACGGTCAGTCGCTGCCTGAGGAGCTGAGAGTCGGCGGCGTCGACCGAGTATTCCCCACTGCAGCCACAATCGCGGAGATTCCGGACGAGCATTGGTCGCTGCCCGGCCGCAGGATCGGCACACTCCAGGCACTGAGCGCACGCCTGGCTGACGGCTCGATCGATCTGGGCCCGGGATGTGATCGAACAGAAGTCAACCACAGCCTGCTTGCCATACCTGGAATCGGTCCGTGGAGTCTCGGCTACATTCGGATGCGAGCGCTGGGAGACCCCGACGTGCTTCTCAGCTCGGACCTCGGCGTCAAGAAGGCCATTGCTGAGCTCAAGGGTTCAGGCACTGACATGGCTGACGGGGCCCAGAGTTTGGATGCGGCACGCCCCTGGAGGTCCTACGTCACACACCTGCTGTGGGCCCATCACTCCCAGCCGCAGGCTCTACCGGCCTCGACAGACCGGGCGCGAACACACAGACAAGTCGACACTGACACCGACACAATCCCGAACAGCACAGCGAATCAGAAGCGGAGAACACCATGA
- a CDS encoding methylated-DNA--[protein]-cysteine S-methyltransferase has protein sequence MTMTLIQPTATTVRYTVIDAALGRILLTSDGDHLTGLYLGDFDQIRERLATPGGVEPVADDELNVFAAAGEQLAEYFAGTRIEFDIPLAPKGTEFQRKVWQALTTIPYGATAGYGELAAWINRPSAARAVGAANGRNPISIIVPCHRVIGANGALTGYAWGEEKKRTLLDLEAAR, from the coding sequence ATGACGATGACATTGATCCAGCCGACCGCGACCACAGTGAGGTACACGGTCATCGACGCGGCGTTGGGGAGGATCCTGCTCACCTCGGACGGTGATCACCTCACCGGGCTCTACCTGGGTGACTTCGACCAGATCCGGGAACGGCTGGCGACGCCAGGCGGTGTCGAGCCGGTCGCCGACGATGAACTCAATGTGTTCGCGGCGGCGGGGGAGCAGCTCGCCGAATACTTCGCAGGCACCCGCATCGAATTCGATATCCCCTTGGCCCCGAAAGGCACAGAATTCCAGCGCAAGGTCTGGCAGGCACTGACGACGATTCCCTATGGTGCAACCGCCGGATACGGAGAACTCGCTGCCTGGATCAACAGACCGTCGGCGGCACGCGCAGTGGGAGCAGCCAATGGTCGGAACCCGATCAGCATCATCGTTCCCTGCCACCGTGTAATCGGAGCCAACGGGGCTTTGACAGGGTATGCCTGGGGTGAAGAGAAGAAGCGGACCCTGCTCGATCTTGAGGCCGCCCGCTGA